Proteins from a genomic interval of Bacteroidia bacterium:
- a CDS encoding amidohydrolase family protein, with amino-acid sequence MNLFSKSLVAVLLCFLLGSLSAQEAKKDSTKKKKPKTPLSLEAGRTMQLNTTEGTWMSLDVSPDGKQITFDLLGDIYLLPMEGGKAKRVTKGMAYDTHPKFSPDGKSIVFTSDRDGNENIWIKNLESGDSTQITKEKTDHMQSAEWTPDGNYIVVVHGQRNWKLYMHHKDGGKGVQLIKKPDAIKVSEPAFGPDERYIWFSQRRGAWQYNAQLPQYQLATYDRETGEIAQQTNRYGSAFAPTLSPDGKWLVYGSRYNTETGLVKRNLDTGEEDWLAYPVQRDEQESIAPLGVYPAMSFTPDSKFVIASYGGKIWKVPVNGGEAQNIPFEVNESYDLGPEVRFDYPISDEKDMIATQIRNPQLSPDGKKLAFTVLNRLYVMNYPEGEPKRLTENNFTEAMPSWNSDSKHLAFVSWEGEEGHIYKINVEGGNPQKITNQGGIYTEPAWDSRSNRIVFLMGAAQNFKDAIGPFAFGASRNLAWVSANGGDISKIMASNGRSNPHFVKKNERIYLSHGQKGLSSIRWDGTDEKIHIKVSGITSFPALNPENGHDHNHGIPSLMYNDSEKEPQRKPTKASVITMAPEGDRALAKINNEVYIVTIPYVGKDVPEINVANPEAAAFPAMKATDMGGEFPHWSSDAKRVNYSLGNAYFSYDIAEAKRVKEELKKKKKEEAKKKAQEAKEGKKEEKKDEKKEEKKEDEGYKAKEIRIKVTVEKDVPEGKILLKGARLITMNGDLIYERGDILVENARIKKVGKSGSVKAPSGTKVMNMRGKTIVPGFVDTHAHMWPNWGIHKNQIWIYAANLAYGVTTTRDPQTATTDVLTYADMVETGDMVGPRVYSTGPGVGFWAYRIKSLKHAKKVLKQYSEYYNTKTIKMYLVGNRQQRQWVIQAAKEQGLMPTTEGGLDFKLNMTQVVDGYPGHEHSFPIYPIYGDVLQLMNETQTAYTPTLLVAYGGPWAENYFYATEDVAGDKKLKHFTAKEELDQKSRRRGGWFMDEEHIFSRHSEFVNDLVKAGGISGVGSHGQLQGLGYHWELWAMASGGISNHNALKTATILGARAIGLEKDLGSLEAGKLADLIILDKNPLTNIRNTNSVRYVMKNGRLYEGNTLNEVYPRVKDAPEFLIQEAGPSGLPGIRN; translated from the coding sequence ATGAACTTGTTCAGCAAATCATTAGTCGCTGTCCTGTTATGCTTCCTTCTGGGAAGTTTGTCTGCGCAGGAGGCGAAAAAAGACAGCACAAAAAAGAAAAAGCCCAAAACACCTCTGAGTCTGGAAGCCGGACGTACGATGCAATTGAATACGACCGAAGGTACCTGGATGTCTTTGGATGTAAGCCCGGATGGGAAACAGATTACCTTTGACCTCTTGGGGGATATTTATCTTCTTCCTATGGAAGGAGGAAAAGCCAAAAGAGTCACCAAAGGAATGGCTTATGATACCCATCCCAAGTTTAGCCCGGATGGTAAGTCTATAGTTTTCACCTCCGATAGAGATGGAAATGAAAATATCTGGATCAAAAATCTGGAAAGTGGAGATTCTACTCAGATTACCAAGGAAAAAACAGACCACATGCAGTCTGCGGAATGGACCCCGGATGGAAACTACATCGTAGTGGTTCATGGCCAAAGAAACTGGAAACTTTACATGCATCATAAAGATGGAGGTAAAGGTGTTCAGTTGATCAAAAAGCCCGATGCAATCAAGGTTTCCGAACCAGCTTTTGGTCCGGATGAAAGGTACATCTGGTTCTCTCAAAGAAGAGGAGCCTGGCAGTATAATGCCCAATTACCCCAATACCAACTCGCAACCTATGATCGTGAGACTGGAGAAATAGCTCAGCAGACCAATAGATATGGTTCTGCATTCGCACCCACCCTTTCTCCTGATGGAAAATGGCTGGTATACGGGAGTCGCTACAATACGGAAACAGGCCTGGTAAAAAGAAATCTTGATACAGGAGAAGAGGATTGGCTGGCTTATCCTGTCCAAAGAGATGAGCAGGAATCTATCGCTCCTTTGGGGGTTTATCCTGCGATGTCTTTTACCCCTGACAGCAAATTTGTAATAGCTAGCTATGGAGGAAAGATTTGGAAAGTACCAGTAAATGGAGGAGAAGCTCAAAATATCCCCTTTGAAGTAAATGAAAGTTATGACCTGGGACCAGAAGTAAGGTTTGACTATCCTATTTCTGACGAAAAGGATATGATTGCTACCCAGATTAGAAATCCTCAACTCTCTCCGGATGGAAAGAAACTGGCCTTTACCGTACTCAATCGCCTTTATGTGATGAATTATCCAGAAGGAGAGCCTAAAAGATTGACCGAGAATAATTTTACCGAAGCTATGCCTAGCTGGAACAGCGATAGCAAACATTTAGCTTTCGTAAGCTGGGAAGGCGAAGAAGGGCATATTTATAAGATAAATGTAGAAGGAGGAAATCCTCAAAAGATCACTAATCAGGGAGGAATCTATACAGAACCTGCCTGGGATTCTCGTTCCAATAGAATCGTCTTTCTGATGGGAGCAGCCCAAAACTTCAAAGATGCCATTGGGCCTTTTGCTTTTGGTGCTTCTCGAAATCTGGCCTGGGTCTCAGCAAATGGAGGAGATATTAGCAAGATCATGGCTTCTAATGGACGCTCAAATCCTCACTTTGTAAAGAAAAACGAGCGCATCTACCTTTCTCATGGTCAAAAAGGATTAAGTTCTATCCGTTGGGATGGTACGGACGAAAAGATACACATCAAAGTAAGTGGTATCACCTCTTTCCCTGCTCTCAATCCCGAAAATGGACATGATCACAATCATGGTATCCCGAGTCTGATGTACAATGATTCGGAGAAAGAACCTCAGAGAAAGCCTACCAAAGCCTCTGTTATAACGATGGCTCCGGAAGGAGATCGCGCCCTGGCCAAAATCAACAATGAAGTCTATATCGTAACAATTCCATATGTCGGGAAAGACGTACCTGAAATCAATGTAGCCAATCCCGAAGCTGCTGCCTTCCCAGCCATGAAGGCTACAGATATGGGTGGGGAATTCCCCCATTGGAGTTCGGATGCAAAAAGAGTCAATTACTCTCTGGGTAATGCCTATTTCTCTTATGATATAGCGGAAGCCAAACGGGTGAAAGAGGAGTTGAAAAAGAAAAAGAAGGAAGAAGCCAAGAAGAAGGCTCAGGAGGCAAAAGAAGGTAAAAAAGAAGAGAAAAAGGACGAAAAGAAAGAAGAGAAAAAAGAAGATGAGGGATATAAAGCCAAAGAAATCAGAATTAAGGTGACTGTTGAAAAGGACGTTCCGGAAGGGAAGATTCTCCTGAAAGGCGCTCGTCTGATCACCATGAATGGCGACCTTATTTATGAGCGTGGAGATATTCTGGTTGAAAATGCGCGTATCAAAAAAGTGGGTAAAAGCGGTTCAGTAAAAGCCCCTTCTGGTACCAAAGTCATGAATATGCGCGGCAAAACCATCGTTCCGGGCTTTGTGGATACCCATGCTCATATGTGGCCAAATTGGGGTATTCACAAAAACCAGATTTGGATTTATGCTGCTAATTTGGCGTATGGAGTTACCACAACCCGCGACCCTCAGACAGCAACTACAGATGTATTGACGTATGCGGATATGGTTGAAACCGGTGACATGGTTGGTCCAAGGGTTTACTCTACCGGACCTGGCGTAGGTTTCTGGGCATACCGCATCAAGAGCCTAAAGCATGCGAAAAAAGTATTGAAGCAGTATTCTGAATACTACAATACCAAAACTATTAAAATGTATTTGGTCGGAAATCGCCAGCAAAGACAGTGGGTGATCCAGGCAGCTAAGGAGCAAGGCCTGATGCCAACTACAGAAGGTGGTTTGGACTTCAAACTCAATATGACTCAGGTCGTGGATGGATATCCTGGGCATGAGCATTCCTTCCCGATCTATCCAATTTATGGGGATGTATTGCAGTTGATGAATGAAACTCAAACGGCTTATACTCCGACTTTATTGGTGGCTTATGGAGGGCCCTGGGCAGAAAACTATTTCTATGCGACTGAAGATGTAGCTGGAGATAAAAAGCTCAAGCATTTTACCGCAAAGGAGGAATTGGACCAAAAATCGCGTCGACGCGGAGGATGGTTTATGGACGAAGAACATATTTTCAGCCGCCATTCTGAGTTTGTAAATGATCTGGTGAAAGCTGGGGGAATATCAGGAGTAGGTTCACATGGTCAGTTGCAAGGCCTGGGTTATCACTGGGAACTTTGGGCAATGGCTTCCGGAGGAATCAGCAACCACAATGCCTTGAAAACAGCAACCATTTTGGGAGCAAGGGCAATAGGATTGGAGAAAGATCTGGGTTCTCTGGAAGCAGGAAAACTGGCCGACCTTATCATCCTTGATAAGAACCCCCTGACAAATATTCGTAACACGAACAGTGTTAGATACGTTATGAAGAATGGGCGGCTTTATGAGGGTAATACTTTGAATGAAGTATATCCCCGCGTAAAGGATGCACCAGAATTCCTGATACAGGAAGCAGGACCGTCAGGACTGCCCGGTATCCGGAACTAG
- a CDS encoding adenylate/guanylate cyclase domain-containing protein, which translates to MHRTFTRYILLLFLMLLAGKSMAQEEVYISLTESYSQELTQENVRPFIKFYEDLESNLSYADVLMSYVQGEFKGHTLHDSLYNPSQKSTWWMAVPLKSNASGWKEYWFNAGGEFLVWDSINIYTLYSDKSVQEQRTGRMMDRSEWKAPVHPNYFSVRLDPGDSALVLLAMTNYDKAHLTPDQLYFEAIDFQKELQANLTERFTVGLFLGILSIQLLFFLLFFMITKDDTFGYYVLYILGLTGVVFFTAQTDFHLLRLNLSMAFIISAVFVLFAIIGLLRFSISYLNIKEKLPAWGAPVRWFERTIICLTIFLMLAIGTFVKTGDTSLSTEDGLMSVLFILGILLYILMFVLLGITLLYWGVQMMRVGLRPARFYLMGNSVFILGVLLYILSIFLSIGQIEIRETLSSMELIRGGIILQLCLFAVALGAKRNLLEKEKRDALEDKLKLEEIVSAASSRFVPYDILRILGRTDITEVALGDQVEQNSTVFFSDIRNYTTLSEKLSPQETFKFLNTYLGRVGPIIESYGGFVNQFLGDGIMALFMEETLQLSSSENTLRAAIKIQEEILEFNRTNHSFDIQELRMGIGIHHGPLMVGIIGDEQRMDIGVVSDTVNTASRMEGLTKIFGASIILSEVSYRELKEPESYTFRYLGKVKVKGRQQALGIYDCYDAENSMVFEQKAESRILFEEGLEAYFAKDFKYAGRAFEEVLTNFPEDNAAKFYLTQTKGHLIEGTPEGWNGVLLMNKK; encoded by the coding sequence ATGCATAGAACATTTACCCGATATATCCTGCTCCTGTTCCTTATGTTGCTTGCTGGCAAAAGCATGGCGCAGGAAGAGGTATATATTTCTCTGACTGAATCTTATAGTCAGGAACTTACGCAGGAAAATGTTCGCCCCTTTATTAAGTTTTATGAGGACCTTGAAAGCAATCTCAGCTATGCGGATGTATTGATGTCCTATGTGCAGGGAGAATTTAAAGGACATACTCTCCATGACTCTCTTTACAACCCCAGCCAGAAAAGTACCTGGTGGATGGCGGTTCCGCTCAAAAGCAATGCAAGTGGATGGAAAGAATACTGGTTCAATGCCGGGGGAGAATTTCTCGTCTGGGACAGTATAAATATTTATACCCTTTATTCAGATAAATCAGTACAGGAACAAAGGACAGGTCGAATGATGGATCGATCTGAATGGAAAGCTCCGGTACATCCCAATTATTTTTCTGTAAGACTTGATCCCGGAGATAGCGCTTTGGTATTGCTGGCCATGACCAATTATGATAAAGCGCATCTTACACCGGATCAGCTGTACTTTGAAGCCATAGATTTTCAAAAGGAGTTGCAAGCCAATCTTACCGAAAGATTTACCGTAGGCCTGTTTTTGGGGATTCTGAGTATACAATTGCTCTTCTTTCTCCTCTTTTTCATGATTACCAAGGATGACACCTTTGGCTATTACGTCTTGTACATCCTGGGGCTGACAGGAGTCGTATTCTTTACGGCCCAGACAGATTTTCATCTCCTGCGCCTCAATCTCTCTATGGCATTTATCATCTCAGCAGTCTTTGTCCTTTTCGCGATCATAGGTTTGCTGAGATTTTCGATTTCATACTTAAATATCAAAGAGAAATTGCCCGCCTGGGGTGCGCCTGTCAGATGGTTTGAACGAACCATTATCTGCCTGACAATCTTTCTGATGTTGGCAATAGGAACGTTTGTAAAAACGGGAGATACCTCCCTCAGTACAGAAGATGGCTTGATGAGTGTCCTCTTTATTTTAGGCATACTCCTCTACATCCTCATGTTTGTGTTGCTGGGAATAACTCTTTTATATTGGGGCGTACAGATGATGCGGGTGGGTCTAAGACCTGCACGTTTTTACCTCATGGGTAATTCTGTCTTTATCCTGGGAGTCCTTTTGTATATCCTCTCAATTTTCCTTTCCATCGGTCAAATAGAAATAAGAGAAACCCTGTCCAGCATGGAGCTGATTCGAGGAGGAATCATCTTGCAACTTTGTCTTTTTGCAGTTGCGCTTGGAGCCAAAAGAAACCTCCTGGAGAAAGAAAAACGCGATGCCCTGGAAGATAAATTGAAGCTGGAAGAGATTGTAAGTGCAGCATCTTCCCGCTTTGTGCCCTACGATATTCTTAGGATACTTGGAAGGACAGATATCACGGAAGTAGCCCTGGGAGATCAGGTAGAGCAAAATTCGACCGTCTTCTTTTCTGATATTCGGAATTATACCACCTTATCTGAAAAGCTTAGCCCACAGGAAACCTTCAAATTCCTCAATACTTATTTAGGTAGGGTAGGGCCGATCATAGAAAGTTATGGAGGTTTTGTGAACCAGTTTCTGGGAGATGGGATCATGGCTTTGTTTATGGAAGAGACCTTGCAACTCAGTTCCAGTGAAAATACCCTGCGGGCAGCGATAAAAATTCAGGAAGAAATTCTGGAATTTAACCGGACCAACCATAGTTTCGATATACAGGAGCTACGCATGGGGATCGGTATACATCATGGTCCTTTGATGGTTGGTATAATAGGAGATGAGCAGCGTATGGATATAGGAGTAGTTTCAGATACCGTAAATACTGCTTCACGCATGGAAGGATTGACCAAGATATTCGGTGCCTCTATCATTTTGAGTGAAGTTTCCTATAGAGAACTTAAAGAACCGGAATCCTATACCTTCCGCTATCTTGGGAAAGTGAAAGTGAAAGGCCGTCAGCAAGCCCTGGGGATTTACGATTGCTATGATGCTGAAAATTCTATGGTCTTTGAGCAAAAAGCAGAATCCCGTATTCTATTTGAAGAAGGATTGGAAGCATACTTTGCCAAAGATTTTAAATATGCGGGCAGGGCTTTTGAAGAAGTGCTTACAAATTTCCCAGAGGATAATGCTGCTAAATTTTACCTCACCCAAACGAAAGGCCACCTCATCGAAGGAACTCCCGAGGGATGGAATGGTGTGCTTCTGATGAACAAAAAATAA
- a CDS encoding AAA family ATPase, translating to MNFLSSISLKEHEERGFPFDLPLIQELGELKFHKQVSFFIGENGSGKSTLLESLAAGIGLPAIGSSDVSQDASLGPARRLGRKIRFRWKKKTRRGFFLRAEDFFGFTKRLNQLQQDFEGDIADLEGELEGYGLQLAKGAIMGQKRAITDRYGADLDENSHGESFLKLFQARFTQPGIYLLDEPEAPLSPQRQLALISMIKEMCENKQAQFIIATHSPILMAYPGASIFEFKEGKISEVPYDETEHVILTRNFLNNPELYLRHL from the coding sequence ATGAATTTTCTTTCCTCCATTTCCCTGAAAGAACATGAGGAAAGGGGTTTCCCTTTTGACCTCCCCCTGATACAGGAACTGGGAGAATTGAAGTTTCACAAACAGGTAAGCTTTTTTATTGGAGAAAATGGCTCTGGTAAATCTACTTTGCTGGAAAGCCTGGCAGCAGGCATCGGTTTGCCTGCCATTGGCAGCAGTGATGTGAGTCAGGATGCCAGCCTGGGGCCAGCAAGACGCTTAGGAAGGAAAATCCGATTTAGGTGGAAGAAGAAAACCCGTAGAGGGTTTTTCCTCCGAGCTGAAGATTTTTTCGGTTTTACCAAAAGGCTGAATCAGCTTCAGCAGGACTTTGAAGGAGACATTGCCGATCTGGAGGGGGAGTTGGAGGGCTATGGACTTCAATTGGCTAAGGGAGCAATTATGGGGCAGAAGCGGGCGATTACGGATCGATATGGAGCGGATTTGGATGAAAATTCTCATGGAGAGAGTTTCCTCAAACTTTTTCAGGCCCGTTTTACCCAGCCGGGTATATATCTCCTGGATGAACCTGAAGCACCCTTATCTCCTCAGCGGCAATTGGCCTTGATTAGCATGATCAAGGAAATGTGTGAAAACAAGCAGGCTCAGTTTATTATAGCTACCCATTCACCTATCCTTATGGCCTATCCCGGAGCTAGCATTTTTGAGTTTAAAGAAGGAAAAATCTCGGAGGTTCCTTATGATGAAACCGAGCATGTGATACTCACCCGAAATTTTTTGAATAATCCGGAATTGTATTTGAGGCATTTGTAG
- a CDS encoding KilA-N domain-containing protein codes for MAEKIQIDGKEISIKSVNQQDYISLTDMSNWDSSEYARDRIRNWLKNRNTLNFLAIWERDNNPDFNYAQMDVIKQEAPENSFSLSAKAYIQMTGAIGIISKAGRYGGTFAHVDIAFEYGSWLNAEFKYRLIKEFKRLRSEEMMRQKLEWNAGRELARLNYPIQTAAIQEVSGSLAEKKRGGIYAENADMINKIVFGMTAKQWKVQNPDLKGNMRDYASASQNTILGNLESFNSELIRKGASEEAREKALGEMAAFQEKILNKKYLSE; via the coding sequence ATGGCAGAGAAAATTCAGATTGATGGAAAGGAGATAAGTATAAAATCTGTAAATCAGCAGGATTATATTTCCCTTACAGATATGTCTAATTGGGATAGTTCAGAATATGCAAGAGATCGGATTCGCAACTGGCTGAAGAATAGAAATACCTTAAATTTTCTGGCTATTTGGGAAAGAGATAATAATCCGGATTTTAATTACGCCCAAATGGACGTAATTAAACAGGAAGCCCCTGAAAATTCATTTTCATTATCCGCAAAGGCCTATATTCAGATGACAGGCGCTATTGGTATTATATCGAAAGCGGGAAGATATGGAGGAACATTTGCCCATGTGGACATCGCTTTTGAGTATGGATCCTGGTTAAATGCAGAATTCAAATATAGACTCATCAAGGAATTCAAGCGGCTCCGATCCGAGGAGATGATGAGGCAGAAACTGGAATGGAATGCAGGTCGTGAGCTTGCCCGTCTCAATTATCCTATACAAACAGCCGCCATACAGGAGGTTTCAGGGAGTCTGGCCGAAAAGAAAAGAGGAGGGATATACGCTGAGAATGCTGATATGATCAATAAGATTGTTTTCGGTATGACAGCCAAACAATGGAAAGTGCAAAACCCTGATCTGAAAGGCAATATGAGGGATTATGCTTCTGCGAGCCAGAATACAATCCTGGGCAATTTGGAAAGCTTCAATTCTGAATTGATTCGGAAAGGAGCCAGTGAAGAAGCCAGAGAAAAAGCTTTGGGTGAAATGGCTGCTTTTCAGGAGAAGATTTTGAATAAAAAATATTTATCAGAATAA
- a CDS encoding ADP-ribosylglycohydrolase family protein — protein sequence MKYLSLLILSLLLLACEAKKPESSLHASLSTPKEVDMKLSKMDRDQLYDKMLGMLAGSAIGDAMGAPTEMWARQDIQLEYGHVDSLDDMVREPSAEGIWDFNLQAGSTTDDTRWKVLLADFLTGTSANVKNHQAELGAKAFADHLIEHYSKSLEKLKNTEGLDLEPYEDGMRRLEWLKEWIKVARPYAEGDIQGYSEALSQFYGGEMVCAGMLFAPILGAYYPGDPDWAYQQTYEADMFDLGYGRDISGLTAAMVAEAFKPDASPDSIIHLLRKTDPKGYFKSRLVGRTSYKVYQQALRIAREAKEIDVKSFFEGDIPVKLALPLETKEDSLKYAQWSTAYQKLDQELMRYPFHPSEIFIVNHVALLMNEFDFVQTLAFVINYGRDNDTTAAVTGAILGAYWGADKLPEGMLAKVLKANLELGYDLEKLASRMTQSILAANS from the coding sequence ATGAAATATTTGTCTCTCCTTATTCTCAGCCTGCTTTTGCTGGCCTGCGAAGCCAAAAAACCGGAAAGTAGCTTACATGCATCTCTTTCTACCCCCAAAGAAGTTGATATGAAACTTTCGAAAATGGATCGGGACCAACTCTATGACAAGATGTTGGGCATGTTGGCAGGTTCTGCTATAGGTGATGCTATGGGCGCTCCAACAGAAATGTGGGCCAGGCAGGATATTCAATTGGAATATGGGCATGTTGATAGCCTGGATGACATGGTCAGAGAACCATCGGCAGAAGGCATCTGGGATTTCAATTTGCAGGCAGGAAGCACTACGGATGATACCCGCTGGAAAGTATTGCTGGCTGATTTCTTGACAGGAACCTCAGCAAATGTCAAAAACCATCAGGCAGAATTGGGAGCCAAAGCATTTGCAGATCATTTGATCGAACATTACAGCAAAAGCCTGGAAAAGCTAAAAAATACTGAGGGGCTCGATTTGGAACCCTACGAAGATGGGATGCGGCGTTTAGAGTGGTTGAAAGAATGGATTAAAGTTGCCAGGCCCTATGCAGAGGGAGATATTCAAGGATATAGTGAAGCTTTGAGTCAATTTTATGGTGGAGAAATGGTGTGCGCAGGAATGCTCTTTGCTCCCATTTTAGGGGCCTACTATCCCGGTGATCCCGATTGGGCCTATCAACAAACCTATGAAGCCGATATGTTTGATCTGGGCTATGGGAGGGATATCTCTGGTCTTACGGCTGCTATGGTAGCAGAAGCCTTTAAGCCAGATGCCAGCCCGGACAGTATTATTCACCTACTCAGAAAAACCGATCCTAAAGGCTATTTCAAGAGTCGCCTGGTAGGGCGAACTTCCTATAAAGTCTATCAACAGGCATTGAGGATTGCGCGAGAAGCAAAAGAGATAGATGTAAAATCATTTTTTGAGGGAGATATCCCAGTCAAACTGGCCCTTCCTCTGGAAACAAAAGAAGATTCCCTCAAATATGCTCAGTGGAGTACCGCTTATCAAAAGCTGGATCAGGAACTCATGCGTTACCCTTTTCATCCATCAGAGATTTTTATCGTAAATCATGTAGCTCTTTTGATGAATGAGTTTGATTTTGTTCAAACCCTCGCTTTTGTGATAAATTATGGAAGGGACAATGATACGACAGCTGCGGTAACGGGCGCTATCCTGGGAGCTTATTGGGGGGCTGATAAATTACCGGAAGGGATGTTGGCGAAAGTACTGAAAGCAAATTTGGAGCTGGGCTATGACCTGGAAAAGCTGGCGAGTCGTATGACCCAATCGATTTTAGCTGCAAACTCCTAG
- a CDS encoding class I SAM-dependent methyltransferase, translating into MKNRNPDSCCSLCQSRSIESVFHLAQVPTQDGVMYDSHSGAKSAPQGGIELILCEDCGYVENIGYEDKKVGFDEYDFSLSFSPLFSNFIDQLTEELIEKHELWGKPVLEIGCGDGYFLKKICRKAKAWGVGIDPGYVVEQDNIGNWDPIIIRDYYDDKHALIKPDIIFCRHVLNVNKDPLGFLKRLRKNLEDHKDCTIYFEVPNANYTFGEKVLWNVVFEHKSWFTEDSLSLLFELCGFEVSSTGLCWNDEYLMLEARPRDMDKAYKSSINKKRIQSFVDQVKEFNKYVGSIQTESIARLNEISTKETRTVMWGAGARGVSFLNMFKLNGLIECVVDINPMRQGKFMPISAHKVVAPDDLKEINPELIIINNPTYAEEIMHQSREIGLEPEFWVL; encoded by the coding sequence ATGAAAAATAGAAACCCCGACTCCTGTTGCTCACTTTGTCAAAGTAGGTCAATTGAAAGCGTATTCCACCTTGCTCAAGTTCCTACCCAGGATGGGGTAATGTATGATTCTCATAGCGGGGCAAAGTCTGCTCCGCAGGGTGGAATCGAACTGATCCTTTGCGAGGATTGCGGTTATGTAGAAAATATCGGTTATGAGGATAAAAAGGTAGGTTTTGATGAGTATGACTTTTCCCTTTCTTTCTCTCCGCTTTTCTCAAACTTTATAGACCAACTCACAGAAGAACTTATTGAAAAACATGAGTTGTGGGGAAAACCTGTCCTCGAGATTGGATGTGGAGATGGATATTTTCTGAAGAAAATTTGCAGAAAAGCCAAAGCCTGGGGAGTTGGTATAGATCCGGGATACGTAGTTGAGCAAGATAATATTGGAAACTGGGATCCTATCATAATCCGGGATTACTATGATGATAAACATGCATTGATCAAGCCGGATATAATTTTTTGCAGACATGTTCTTAATGTTAATAAAGATCCTCTGGGTTTTCTGAAAAGGCTGAGAAAGAACCTGGAAGATCATAAAGACTGCACCATCTATTTTGAGGTGCCCAATGCCAATTACACCTTTGGAGAAAAGGTCCTTTGGAATGTTGTATTCGAACATAAATCCTGGTTTACAGAAGATTCGCTAAGCCTGCTTTTTGAGTTATGCGGATTTGAAGTTAGTTCGACAGGATTGTGTTGGAATGATGAGTATTTAATGCTGGAAGCCCGGCCCAGAGATATGGATAAAGCCTATAAATCCAGCATAAATAAGAAGCGCATCCAGTCTTTTGTTGATCAGGTCAAAGAATTCAACAAGTATGTAGGAAGCATCCAAACGGAAAGCATAGCTCGGCTCAATGAGATTTCTACAAAGGAAACAAGAACAGTTATGTGGGGAGCTGGTGCAAGAGGAGTATCCTTTCTGAATATGTTTAAACTGAATGGATTGATAGAATGTGTGGTTGATATAAATCCCATGCGCCAGGGAAAATTCATGCCTATATCCGCTCACAAAGTAGTGGCACCTGATGATCTCAAAGAGATAAACCCTGAATTAATCATAATCAATAATCCCACTTATGCAGAGGAAATAATGCATCAATCCCGGGAAATAGGACTGGAACCCGAATTTTGGGTGCTTTGA